A window of Megalops cyprinoides isolate fMegCyp1 chromosome 13, fMegCyp1.pri, whole genome shotgun sequence genomic DNA:
AAGCTGGAATATTTTCCATTATCTGCACCCCTCCTTACTCCACTCTCTGCTCTGCATGCTGCTTCTCTtggttctgtgctgtgctgtgctgccacTGCTTCTTCCTATCTAACAGACTGCCTGTaacagacacatactgtatgtgcctataaatatacagtaccagtcaaatgttttaaCACATCTGAATAAGATATTGGGAGATATTTATTCAGACATCTCACtgtaaagacttatgcttatAAACAGTTAAGTTgatgcatatgcatattttttcctcaaaaaaaaaaaaaaaaaaaaaaaaatatatatatatatatatatatatatatatatatatattggctACTTTtaagaatctgaaatataagaCAGTTTTAGTGTGTTTAACAATTTTTTggccactgcataattccatttgtgttatttcatagttttgatgtcgTTACTATTATTCTACAATATGGAAAAtaccaaaaatacaaaagttgTTAAAAGTGTTGTATGTATACaggttattgttttttaaactcatgtattttttaattattatttttatttgaattcgTTTTCATGGGCCATCCAGGTCTTATGGAAACATGGAGAATAACTCCACTTTGACCGCCGGATGTACATCACGTTGCCGGTACTAGAAATCAAATCTTACACCAATGGAAGTACAGATCGTTAGCTTGACCAATCAGCGATGACGTTCGTGTGAGTGCCAGGCCGTGTGTGGAAACACGAAAACCATTCAGCGTACAAGTGGGAACGATGAATTCGCTGGAACAAGCAGAAGGTAGCTAGTTTGGCAACCATATTTCATAAGGCTTTGTTACATTGCTAGACCAAAAGGCCAGCTAAAGGCTTTGGTGCTTGCTAGTTTGAcgctttaattcattttcaaaatcatgaAGTGAACAAAGCTGTTAAATTgatctagctggctagctaatggtagtttttttaaacaaagactTGCTACATCAAGAACAGAAACAACGCGTCAGTCCTATTGGCTAACTGCCTGGATCAATATTAATTTTACAGCTGTCAGTAAAAGCATACCTAGCTTGTTAACTTTGTGAGATACCTTGCTTGTTTggtttggaaatgttttatgtgtctTGATGACCTGGAACCTTTCTAAGTCATGTAATAGCTTGTGGGAGGGAAAGCAATGCTTTAAAAGCTACAAATATCTTATTGTAACGGCAAAATGCAGCAATTTGACTGCCAACTGTGATACTTGCTGGCTAAGTTCACGTTAGTGGCAAAATTTCTACACGCACACGAGCTAATCAGCAAATGCGCAGTAGGTAAAGCATGGTACTTAACACGTGATTTTTGAGATTTCGTTTAACTTATTACTGTTATCATTAGAACTAGCAGTAGAAAGATTACAGCTAGCTGGGCAATCATTATAGGAGACTACGTACAGTGTTTATAACGGCTGTCTTTGCAACATGTATCGTAAAACAAGCTATCAACATTCTTAAACAAGGATGGAATTCTGCTCGCATCTATTTTCAGTGTGCACACTTACTCAATTCAGTGTGAGCGAGCTTGGATTCCACAAGGGTCTGTGGGGAAGCTTCAGAGTGGGGTTTTGATGGTCATTTCTTGAGTTTGTCAGCATTGTCCCCTGTAGGTGTTTGTCTTCAGAGGATGTCTTGcagatttaaaatgacaagCAGTTAATGGATTTTGTGCTCGTGTAGTTTCAGCACTGagcaaatgagcaaatgaaGTCCCACTGAGGACCTCAGTGAGGGCCTTCCAAAATAGAATAGCTTCCTTGTGAAATGTGGCAAAATTCCAGATGTGTGAATgatagctgtgtgtttgtttgtgcagatCTGAAGGCCTTTGAAAGAAGACTGACAGAATATGTTTCATGTTTGCAGCCTGCGACTGGACGATGGCGAAGTAAAAAAGTCTTTGCTTTTCTAagtgtaatttaattaaatgggGCATGAATCCATAGCTTatgctggagaaaaaaaaggttattttttggGACTTACTATTGGGCACTTCAGGAATGTAATTCCTTCTCCTGCGGTGTATTTACCAATATAATTTTACACTTTCTTCCACTCTCTTGTTTACAGTGATTTTGATagtggtgtctgtctgtacagCAACGGGAGCTTGGAACTGGTTAATAGATCCTGACACACAAAAGGTAAGgatgtttgatatttttttactgaactgttcagtgttttgagccatttaaaacaaattctgacCTGTCGATTTTATTTTGCAGGTGTCATTCTTCTCTTCCTTATGGAATCATCCTTTCTTTACGCTGAGCTGCATCACCCTAATTGGCCTGTTCTTTGCAGGAATTCACAAAAGAGTTGTCGCTCCATCAATGTATCctttcatctaaaaaaaaattacttttctAATACAACACAGGTAATAGCAGGCCTCATATGCAGCACAGGTATTTGATAAATTATTTACTACAGAATGTTTCTTAACTCACGCTCCTCAGTATTGCAGCCAGATGTCGGACAGTGCTAGCTGAATACAACATGTCCTGTGATGATGTAAGTCTCATGAATGGCTGGGATTGGGTATTTTGGCTTTGAGGGTTGGTTTTTGGAGTTTGATGTGTGACTTATTACAATCAGTAAAGGTTAAGAAAAGGTTGGGCTGCTGGCGTATGACAAACCTATATGTTAGAGAGAAGGCTGAATGTAAAAATTTActttaaagctttaaaaactttaaaaagctTTACTGTTTTACTGGACTGGTCTCACTTGCttcaatgtcttttttgttgtatCCCAATCATAATTTTCTCACTCTGAGATTAAACTCATTTAAAGCCATAATTCaggatgaattttttttttcgtttgaGCTCATTCTGTGTGATTTATCAGGCCTTCTAATCCTTGTTTTCCAGACGGGGAAACTTATCCTGAAACCACGACCGCACGTTCAATAGCATCGTTCCTTGTTGCAAGCTGGAGTGACTTCCTGTAGAATTAGTTTGTCAGTTAACACTGAAGAGAACAAAAAGCCTACCTCACTGGAGTCATTATTGCAGTGAGAATGAGAGGATGGTGgaatgtaaaaatgtggaaCTATTTTTGTGAGGAGCAGAAGAACACATTAAGGTGCCTTCCAGTCACACTTTAGTGTTGCTGTGTCATTTTACAAGCCATTTTT
This region includes:
- the LOC118788383 gene encoding nuclear envelope phosphatase-regulatory subunit 1-like, with protein sequence MNSLEQAEDLKAFERRLTEYVSCLQPATGRWRMILIVVSVCTATGAWNWLIDPDTQKVSFFSSLWNHPFFTLSCITLIGLFFAGIHKRVVAPSIIAARCRTVLAEYNMSCDDTGKLILKPRPHVQ